In a genomic window of Quercus lobata isolate SW786 chromosome 4, ValleyOak3.0 Primary Assembly, whole genome shotgun sequence:
- the LOC115986735 gene encoding TMV resistance protein N-like codes for MKEMKMMVLPIFYDVDPSTIRKQMGTFAQAFAKHEENFKDCIDKVQAWRTALREVANLKGWHVQDRPESQIIQSIVGKLWHKLSYAFSECTENLVGIISRVEKLESCLDLGSNNIRMVGIWGMGGIGKTTLARVVFRKISNKFEGCCFLANVREVCEKDGLVRLQQQLILQILNENMGVEDVNEGVFVIKNKLRHKKILLVLDDVDQLDQLNKLAGDHIWFGLGSRVIITTRDKHLLQTLGVDEIYEANGLTHDESLHLLSLKAFKKDHPPKEYLELSRGFVYYANDLPLAIEILGSFLFGRGIDQWKSTLNRLKQFPEKDILKVLRISFEGLHETEKEIFLNIACFFNHKEKKDVVEILNYLDLFPDIGLGILFDKSLVKFDGFTLWMHDLLQEMGKNIVYEECPKEPGKRGKLWLFKDINDILTENTGTKAIQGIVLKLHKQKEAYWNPESFSKVHDLKLLIIDNVHLLHEPKYLPNALRFLDWSEFPSKYFPPSFQQKSFDSLKFIKLKKSLKLIETPDFNEIPNLEKLDLEGCINLRSLHPSIGVHQKLTFLNLGGCKNLRSLPSKFEMESLEIFILSGCSNLKRIPEFGENMESVSRLYLDGIAITKLPTSIGNLTGLASLNLKDCKNLKSLPSKFEMEFLEILILSGCPNLKRIPEFGENMKNVSKLYLDGTAITKLPTSIENLTGLVSLNVKDCKNLMSLPSTFFNMKWLKDLNLSGCSKLPENLVIEKMVEEVDVSGTATGLMAYSNTIFRSLKTLALGGFKRRSPNHMGLLPTSLWGLCSLTHLNLSYCNLNAIPNDICRLFSLEYLYLSGNNFSCLPENISQLSRLFELEVNNCTSLLSLPKLPLNIYYIWGKGCTSLETLPNQSPPNSPFGRFLYLTNCNKLAENQGFIDNGLQFFAAIISSLRCPRSDTRSYRYNSVIPGSEIPKWFTHQSIGDEVSIQEPNSLLCNEWIGIAVCAVFCCHPHHQILKEGSLTCWLIVNGKKMHSAPGTLDFVLLSDHTWLHYFLPQFYDEEGMKKSLCECDANGFSQIGIKIESSKVPLMVKKCGLRMVYKKDIEDLNSDNSTAAAAEGYKAKRTRDDYDGAGSSNYEPHPKRIERVTKFMGEGNSNCEESSENKECAEELGD; via the exons ATGAAAGAAATGAAGATGATGGTTCTACCAATTTTTTATGATGTGGATCCATCTACTATACGAAAACAAATGGGTACTTTTGCCCAAGCCTTTGCtaaacatgaagaaaatttcAAGGACTGCATAGACAAGGTGCAAGCATGGAGAACTGCTTTAAGAGAAGTAGCCAATCTCAAAGGATGGCATGTACAAGATAG GCCTGAGTCACAAATTATCCAGAGCATTGTGGGAAAATTGTGGCATAAATTAAGTTATGCATTCTCAGAATGTACCGAAAACCTAGTAGGAATAATTTCTCGAGTGGAGAAATTGGAGTCATGTTTGGATTTAGGGTCAAACAATATTCGCATGGTGGGTATTTGGGGGATGGGAGGAATAGGTAAAACAACTCTTGCTAGAGTTGTTTTTCGTAAGATTTCAAATAAGTTTGAAGGTTGTTGTTTTCTTGCTAATGTTAGGGAAGTTTGTGAAAAAGATGGTTTAGTTCGATTACAACAACAACTCAtccttcaaattttgaatgaaaatatggGTGTAGAAGATGTTAATGAAGGAGTTTTTGTGATCAAGAACAAGTTACGtcataaaaaaattcttctcGTTCTTGATGATGTAGATCAATTAGACCAATTAAACAAGTTAGCAGGGGATCATATATGGTTTGGTTTAGGTAGTAGAGTTATCATAACAACAAGAGATAAGCATTTGCTACAGACCCTTGGAGTAGATGAAATATATGAGGCTAATGGATTGACTCATGATGAATCTCTTCATCTTTTGAGTTTGAAAGCATTTAAAAAAGATCATCCACCCAAAGAATATCTAGAGTTGTCCAGAGGTTTTGTATATTATGCTAATGACCTTCCTTTAGCTATTGAGattttgggttcttttttgtttggtagaGGTATCGATCAATGGAAAAGTACATTAAATAGACTAAAACAGTTTCCTGAAAAAGATATTCTCAAAGTACTTAGAATAAGTTTTGAAGGACTACATGAAACAGAGAAGGAAATATTCCTAAATATTGCTTGTTTCTTTAATCATAAGGAGAAAAAAGATGTAGTAGAAATACTAAATTATCTTGACCTTTTTCCAGATATTGGATTAGGGATTCTTTTTGACAAATCTCTTGTTAAATTTGATGGTTTTACCTTGtggatgcatgatttgcttCAAGAAATGGGCAAGAACATAGTTTATGAAGAGTGTCCTAAAGAGCCGGGAAAACGTGGCAAACTGTGGCTGTTTAAGGACATTAATGATATACTAACAGAAAATACG GGAACAAAAGCAATTCAAGGCATAGTCTTAAAGTtgcataaacaaaaagaagCATATTGGAATCCTGAATCCTTTTCAAAGGTTCATGATCTTAAATTGCTCATAATTGATAACGTTCaccttttgcatgagcccaAATATCTTCCTAATGCCTTGAGATTTCTTGACTGGAGTGAATtcccttcaaaatattttccacCAAGTTTCCAACAAAAG TCTTTTGATAGTTTGAAGTTCATCAAATTGAAGAAATCACTAAAATTGATTGAAACTCCTGACTTCAACGAAATCCCAAATCTTGAGAAATTGGATCTTGAGGGTTGTATAAATTTACGTTCCTTGCACCCATCAATTGGAGTTCATCAAAAACTCACTTTTCTTAACCTAGGAGGTTGCAAAAACCTCAGAAGTCTTCCAAGTAAGTTTGAAATGGAGTCTCTTGAGATCTTTATTCTTTCTGGTTgctcaaatttaaaaagaattcCGGAGTTTGGAGAAAATATGGAAAGTGTATCAAGGCTTTACTTAGATGGCATTGCTATTACAAAATTACCCACATCAATTGGGAATTTGACTGGCCTTGCTTCATTGAATCTAAAAGATTGCAAAAACCTCAAAAGTCTTCCAAGCAAGTTTGAAATGGAGTTTCTTGAGATCCTTATTCTTTCTGGTTgtccaaatttaaaaagaattcCAGAGTTtggagaaaatatgaaaaatgtatCAAAGCTTTACTTGGATGGAACTGCTATTACAAAATTACCAAcatcaattgaaaatttgactggGCTTGTTTCATTGAATGTAAAAGATTGCAAAAATCTCATGTCTCTTCCTAGTAccttttttaatatgaaatggCTCAAAGATCTCAATCTTTCCGGATGCTCAAAACTACCGGAAAACTTGGTGATTGAAAAAATGGTAGAAGAGGTTGATGTGAGTGGAACTGCCACAGGTCTTATGGCTTATTCCAATACTATTTTTCGAAGTCTTAAAACACTAGCTTTGGGTGGATTTAAGCGGAGAAGTCCCAATCACATGGGCTTGTTACCGACTTCTTTATGGGGCTTGTGTTCTTTGACCCATCTGAATCTAAGTTATTGCAATCTCAATGCAATCCCCAATGATATTTGTCGCTTATTCTCTTTAGAATATTTATATCTAAGCGGCAATAATTTTAGTTGCCTTCCGGAAAACATCTCTCAACTATCTAGGTTGTTTGAGTTGGAGGTGAACAATTGTACGAGTCTTCTATCATTGCCAAAGCTTccattaaatatttattatatttggggAAAGGGTTGTACCTCACTAGAAACGCTACCAAATCAATCACCACCAAATTCTCCATTTGGGCGTTTCCTCTACCTTACAAATTGCAATAAATTGGCTGAGAATCAAGGCTTCATTGACAATGGATTGCAGTTTTTTGCAGCGATAATAAGTTCCCTTCGGTGCCCTCGCTCTGATACCCGTTCTTACAGATATAACAGTGTTATCCCTGGAAGTGAAATTCCAAAGTGGTTTACGCATCAAAGTATTGGGGATGAGGTTAGTATTCAAGAACCTAATTCTCTTTTGTGTAATGAGTGGATCGGGATTGCTGTTTGCGCTGTATTTTGTTGTCATCCACATCACCAAATCCTCAAAGAAGGTTCACTTACCTGTTGGTTGATAGTCAAcggaaaaaaaatgcatagtGCACCAGGCACGCTCGACTTTGTTCTTTTATCGGATCACACTTGGCTACATtattttcttcctcaattttACGATGAGGAAGGAATGAAGAAATCATTGTGTGAATGCGATGCAAATGGATTCAGTCAGATTGGAATTAAAATTGAATCTTCGAAGGTCCCATTAATGGTAAAGAAGTGCGGGTTGCGAATGGTATACAAGAaagacattgaagatcttaATTCCGACAATTCGACGGCAGCGGCAGCAGAAGGTTACAAAGCCAAGCGAACTCGTGATGACTATGATGGGGCTGGAAGCTCTAATTATGAACCTCACCCAAAAAGGATTGAAAGAGTCACAAAATTTATGGGTGAGGGTAACTCTAACTGTGAGGAATCAAGTGAGAACAAGGAATGTGCTGAAGAGCTAGGTGATTGA